CACTAGAAAATAGTGCTTGTTATAGCTAAGGTCTAATACCTCTAGGTTAGGTAGTTCTTTAAATGCAGAGTAACTGGTCAAATCCAGTTTATTAAATGAGAGATCTAAATATCTGAGTTTAGGTAAATAGATTAATTCAGTGCCATTGAAAGCTTGGCCAAGGGCATTTGAAGACAAATTCAAACAAGCTATATCCCCAAAGCCTTTAAACTGATTTGGGTTAATGAAGAAGATATTGTTTAAACTCAAATCCAAGGCTGTACCATATGAGGTACAAAGCTGTTTAAGGAAGTAATGTGATTGCTTTTTTTTATCAGAATATATGACAGAAGGGTTCAACTTGTGTTTCCACACCAAGGTCTGATGATAATTGATCAAATAGTCCTCTTtgttaaatgatttaaaaaaaccacgCTTTTCCGTTGTTTGtgggaatattttgttttctttcaagtaTATTTCTGTGAGGTTCCTAAAAGCCTGGAAGACAGACATATCAactcttttaataaaatttatccCAAGATCAAGGACATTTAGCTTTCTCAGAGCAAACAAAGGTTCCAAGTGCAGTTTATCTAATTCTTTGAAGACATAACCTTTAATATATAATCGTTTTAGAGATACTAGAGAAGAAAAGTATGGTGAGAGGGTTAGATATCGTGAGTATATTTGTTTCTGGTAGTTGAAAGATAGGTCAAGTTCCTCTAAAGAAGATAAATTCTGTAAGAATTCTCCAGTAGCTATTTCGCTCATTAAGAAGTTAGATGCAAGGTGCAGCACCTCTAGCTCTGGCATGTTTTGAAACCAAATAGCGGGTACACTAGTGAGTGATGTGCTGGATAGAACCAAAGTCTTTAATTTTTTAAGATTCTGGAAAGCCAGAGGATGTATTTGAATGGCAGAGTTTCCAGTGCAGGGTTCACAAGGAAAAGGCGTATTGAAGCATTTTGGACAGTTTCCACTTAAATCAAGAACTTCTAGATGAACTAGTTTCTTAAAATCATCTTGACTGATGTTCTTTATCTTGTTATGACTCAAATAAAGTTCTTGTAGTGACACTGGCAGTTTGGGTGGCACCCGGGTCAAGTTGTTGTAGGAAAGTGACAGCACAGTCAAACTGGTGAGGGCTGAAAAAGCCCCTTCTTCCATGTTGAAAAGGTTTTCACAGGCATTACCATAGTAACAGTTCTGGTCCATATAGAGTTCCTTCAATTTTGTGAGTTCTTTGAAGGTGTTCTTGCTAATAGTAATAATCTTATTGGACTTTAGACTTAGTGAAGTAATGCTAGGTGAAATCCCTGCAGGCACTCTGGTTAGCTGATTGCCATTAAGATGTAATTCCTTTAAGTGTCTTAAGTTTGAAAAAGTTGCATCTAGTATTTGTAAAGGCTTTGGAGACAAATCAAAATTAGATTCTTTTGGCTTAACATGCCAAttccagtttaatttaaaaaatgtaaggtCCTTAAAGTTCTGAAAATCCTCTTTAGAAATCTCTTCAATCCAGTTGAAAGACAATATCAAGCCAGTAACATTTGTATATATTTCCTGAGGGACTGCTGTCAGCTTTTGTTTACTACAATCAAGGAGAATTGAGGAGCTattctgttttgcttttattttacaaGGTAGGTCCTTAGAAACCCATTGATGATGAGTGGAGAGACCAAACTCAGGTTGAATCAAGAGGAGTAGGAAGAGCAGGTTGTGGGGCATGGTAGCCATATTTACctaattaaaaagaaacaggCAGATTAATGGTTTTGGTATATTGTTGATGACAAGTGCTGTTCATGCGCATATAATATTTCACATTGTAAtcttaataatttttaaatgtgtgtgtccAAAccacaaaaatacaaacaaaacataCTACTAGCATAGTGTACAGGCAATTTGTGATTGTTATCAAAATTGACCAGCAACATAATTTCAGTTATTTTATTACTGTTGTTACATACACTGTATCCTGCCCAAAATggaataaattaatttttaacaGAAAGCACTATTTCTGAGGGAAATTTCTGTTAAGTTCTTTGAGCGAGAAGGACATTTTAAGATTTTGATGAGTTGTACTCATTACCCTGGTTTTGTTTAATCACTACTATATTTTTAGTACTTTAATGAAAAGGGTTAGGGTGTGgaatatttaacaaatgcttcaTTTATCCAAAAGGCTAATTAATCATTGATGTTAAATAGGagtttacaaaaacaaacagaattttaaacagtctgactaaAAATTCCTTCAGCTTTCACTCTCTTGGCTCTTTGCACTACTTTTCCTGTCATCATAAGACTTGCTTTTGAGGGTCTTAGCTAGCACATATTAGCTAGCATGTGTTAACAACCTAGTATAGACATGGCAGTGTGCCTTTAACATGTGTTAAGTGGTCAAATTAAAGTTAAACTGTACTCTAGAGATCAACTTGTGCAGTGTCTTTGAATTAATTAGGTGAGAAATGCCAAGGTGATCCTGGCAGGCAACCCacactccatgctgcagaggaaggcaaaacaaaaaaaccaaacccaggtCCCTGGCAATATGACCTGGTGGGAGATTCCAGatcccaaatctggtgatcagCTGGACCCTGAGCACATGAGCAAGACACACTAGCCAGGCATCTATGAAAGAGGATTCTCTGTACCACTTCAAAGCATCAGTCCACTCGAACCAGTATTCCGTCTCTCACCACAGCTGATCtttaatgcttcagaggaaagtgataAATTACAATTATAATTGTGCATCAGGGAAAGCAAATTcttcctgatccctgcaggcaaccagctgaagccctgaagcatgagatttgattagaCCCATTATCTTAATGCAGAGCTACAAGTGTGATGAGCATATTGAGGGAAATGTAGGCAATCCCAGTCTCCTCAAGGTCCATGAAGGAAGAGATGAACAAGGGGACTCATATTCAcagactccaaggccagatggAGCCACCACGACCAACCAGGCCAACCCTCCCCAACTAACCTATGcgttacctatggaggtggtggagtctccttccttggaggtttttaaggcccggcttgacaaagccctggctgggatgatttagttgggaattggtcctgctttgagcagggggttggactagatgacctcctgaggtcccttccaaccctgatattctatgattctatgattctacgaacCTCAACACACACTGGCTGTAGAATTTCTCCCAGAAGCTAGAGTAAAGCACGTCTTCTAGAAAGATACCTAATAGGtcttaaagactccaagtgatggctAGTACACCACCTCCCTGGTAAACTCttccagtgtttaatcacccTCACAGCTAGGaaattgcatcttatttcaaggttgaatttgtctaaattcaccttccagccattggatataGTCTGCAAGGTTGAAAAGCCGCCCACTATCCGATATCTTTTCCCTGTGTGATGCCTCGATTCAGTGATCAAGCCACCTCTCAACTTTCTCTTCAATAAGCTGAGAAAGTTTCTCTCTTTAAGCTCCACATCATAAGTCTTGTTTTCTAGCCCCTATATCATTTCTGTGGCCTCTATTGAACTCTCTCTAGTATTTCTTCATCCCTCTTGAGGGGCAGACACCATGAGCATACATGTAATCTAGTAGCAATCTTACCAACGCTGCATACAGAGGCAAGATCACTTCCCTACTTCTACCTGAATTTCCCCTATTTATACATCCCTGGATCACAGTACCCCGTGTTGCCGCAGCATAGTCCTGCGAGCTCCTGTTGAGGGGATTCTCTGTGATGATCCCTGAGTCCTTTCTTAGTAACTGCTTTCCTCTGTCTTGGAAATGCTTGGGGGAAAGTAGGTCCATTAATTAATGAGAAGGGGAATAAAATGGTGCCTCAGCAATGGCTGAGGTGCTGAACTTTTTCTTTAACAAGAAAAATATACTAAAAAAATCATATCACACAGTacactctcacacacaaatatattCATACATGAGATTTTAACTAATTTTTATTGAGTTTTTATTTAGTTCTTAGTAACTCCCATGGGAGCCACACAAACAGGGAGCTGGAACCTGAAGTGAGTGCAGAGGCTAAAGGCAATGCTCTCCAAaataggtgcttaaagttaagctcctaaatccatatttacactcataaaaaagtggcttgattttcaaaagcactaatcATTTAGCAGCTGCCTTCAATGAGAGGTGCTGgaggctcagcacttttgaaaatcagacttttttcaaaataaacaaaatttatTGAGAAGCCTAGCTTTAGGCACACATTTCTGAAAACGTTGTCCACATCCTTCAAGTGGATGGTTCAGCATCTCCAGCAGATCCCTTCTGCCAGTCACAGGTCTGGAGGATGAACCACTCTCTATTCTCCAGAATCCAAACTCTGTCACCTTCCTTTGATGGCAGAATTTGGAGGAAATTCCTTGAGCAGAGTCTCACAGAGTTTAATTCCCGTGTGTAGAAGAATCTTGCTTTGTGTAAGGCCTTCAGTACTGTCCcacctcgtgtgtgtgtgtgtgtgtgtatacacacacatacatacaacacTCAATTGATAGTAAAATATCTCCTGATTTCAGGTTCAGTATGGGTGTATGTAAGTGagtctgtacacacacacacacacacacacacacacacacacacacacacacacaaaacaggagATTAGGAGATATTTTGAATATCAACTGAGTATTGTTAAGATAGGATAGATACTATGCTACAAATCATATATGTTAAAAACTTGATGAGAGCATATCCTAAGAAATAACAAGAAGTTTGGCACAATATGTAATACTCCTGTCTAAACATGTCTAGCTATCACTCtgtcacacacacgcacactggcACAAgctcacaaagagagagagagagagagagagagtaatagTCAAATACATTTATGTTAAAGAATTGTTGACCTGTGAGTTTCAGCAGAGGGATTTAATCACTTACTTGCAGAAATGAAGAATCAACACTAGCAACTACGTAGATGATTCTAGTGTAGTGATGCAGTTAAGAGAATGTGCACTTTCCTAAGTGGTCTTCTACATTGTAGGCTGGCACAAAATCTGCCTTCAGGACATTCTTTTAAGCCATATAGATAAAACTTCTCCTACTGAGTGGTTGGCATGAAATACTTCTCCATCTGAAAGTAAATCCAAAAACGTATTATGATGATTAGAGAGACTATTCCAATGTTAAGGTTGAGGCATATGATTTTATTTACACAAGCCCCACAAAACAGGAAGTGAAGGGGAGTAAAGAGGAAGATCAAGAGCAAGTAGaatcaaaaattaggaaatatgAACTACATGTCTTCATGATGAGGGGGGAAAATAAAGGCTCAGACCATTTATGGTCTATTAAACATCAGATGGAATTATTCCACAAGACTAGGGGTATGTTCCTGTGGCCTGGCTGAATTCTATTTTTGATAATTACATTCTGCATACATAAATTCCCCATTTAGTTTTACTAGAAGTTATTCTTCATTCCTCTCCGGTGACACTGTTGTGTAATGTTGCTAAGATAGAATAGCTACCGTACTTGTGAAATTCTTTAAAGCACTTTGGGCTCCTTCAGGGTAGCAGTTAACCATATTTAGAAAATGCTATTTGTTATCAGGAACTTATGAAAGCGAAAGAGTATGACTAAAGAGCAATAGTAGAAAAGCCAAAACAACATTAGACGTAAAAATGAGAATAACACATCAAAACTAAcaacaaaggagagagaatgaCCTGGAAGTAAAAGAGAGAGgtattaaaattaattatttagtAAGGAAGTGAAGATTTAAGTGCTTGTTTCGTTTGAAGTCAAACCTAAATGTTTGTCATAGTGGGATCCTGtgggttttgttctgttttttgctGGGAGGGATTCTTTGGGGGTGCCAATATTCTATGCATTATTTAATTTGCCTTCTCTACTTATCCATCAGCCTATATGCCCTATATTATGGCAATCCTTCCTCTAGCCAAGGGAGACAGACATGGCTATGTTCAAGGCCCATCAGCATTATCTGGCCAAGAGTCATTCGACCGTGATGTAATGTTTCCCTTTTAAACAAGAGGCTGAGCACTCTGCCTCCAGAGCAGCTCAATTGATCCACAGGTTACAATTTGATTGTAACCTCTGATCACCAGGTGTTTTTGCAAAGCTGCCCATTAGACCAGCTCACAAcctttgttattatttgtatcacgGTGGTTCCCGGAGGCCCCACTCAGGCtgaggacccattgtgctagacacccTACAGGCAGATAGGAAGACATTCTTAATGGAAATTGTGTACAATGCTGGGCACTGTAATGAAAATTCTACCAGACCTGTTAACCAAACTTAGGTGCGCTCTTCAGTAGAGCTAGACAACAATTCAGAATAAATCATATAGTTGGCAAATGTAGTTCCCTTTTCCGTTGTCTTCTATAAATGTAGACATTATTCATAATTGTTTGCCAAATAGTTTAAGCAAACTGATTTCAACCTATGGATTCTTTATGATTATGATTATTTGGTATTTGAGTTAACTTTACTAGTCTCCTAATATGGCATTGTTTCTATGCCCTGATTGGCAACCAAAGCTTAATAAATAAGAGCAGTGCctaattcacatccctgagcaacataacatACCGATTTAAGCTGTAGTATGGCCATCGCTGAAGTCAGGAGTAGTAAGGACTGTGGAATTTGGCACGTAGACTCAGTTGCTGCACTAATGCActtatttgaggtctggaaatTCTGCATTATGGTGAGAGAGCCTTACGAAGCTCAAGCTATGTATTTTATTAAAGTGAAGGTTAGGACATTCTCTCTCATGCAAAAGATTTTAAATATTGGAACAACCTACGTAgggatgtggtgaattctccatcacttgacatCTTTAAATCAAGTGTGGATGTCTTCCTAAAAGATATATTCTGGCACCAGAAGCTATGGACTttctgcaggaattactgggtgaaattcaatggcctgtgttatggagGAAGTCAGATTAGGTTGGATGATCACACTGATCCCTTCTGGCACTAAAATCTATTAATGGTTTCTGTTGCTCCTCTGTCTGGCTGGTATTTCCCTGATCGTAGGGTTTTATGCCAGAGGAGGAAAGTATGAACTGCCAAAAGATTAACAGGCCTAAAACATTGTATATAGGATATTTAAAATCTTTTGCACGAGAAAGAGAGAGTGCTTGGATTGAATCCACAGCTCTTTATATTATGTCACATTAACATGTAGCAACCACACACCCCTTAtatacaatatattcatgtacCTTTGTTAGTCTCAATGTATTAGCTCTCTTTATGGTAGATACCTGGTCTACGATTGGCAGGAAACACTGCCTAACTGCTTCTGTGAAGTTGCCACCACAAACGCAACCATATTTCAGTCAAGCGTATGAATTAAAATTAACCAGTCTCCATTTTGTGTCATACAATTATTCACTAGTTCTGTTTTCACAGAGTGCATCCACTTATCTTCACAGCTCTCATTTGATTGCCAGAGCTCTGGCCAGGTGAGTTTGGAGAACTACCATGTAATATCAAGTGTCAATTGTCCATTCCAGACTAGATTTTATACAACATTATTTCATATATTTGCAAAGTGCATGATTCAATTTACTGTGCTCCATTTTTTAGCTGTTCTTTTCACAACAATCACTGTAACTCACAGTAACAATGTAGTACTTGAATGTGTTCCCAGTGTAAATAATTAATGACTGTAGAATGCTGTGACTATGTAAAGTGCCAAATAAATGTTGTTATTATCAGCAAAGGATACAGTCATCAATTTTTTGCATCAAAGATAACAGCCATTTATGTGAAGTTTCACACATTTGTTTGCGTTTTGCACATATTGCTAATTTTGTAGTCCATATTTTTTCATGGCATTTTCAAATTCAATCAGTACATACTTTAATTATAGATACTTTCGTGTAATATTTGGTTTTGCTGTCTCTAATCTGGGAAGAGATAAAGCCAATTAATATCCATTTGGATTGTTGAATATCTGTTGATGAGTATTGGGAATACTCTGTTGAATTTTGCAATATTTCTCTTCACATTAAATTATCATTATATAATGAATGTTAACACAGAATCCCAAAATATGTTCAAGTATTTAAAATACATGCATATGAAATGTATAACAAAAGCTACAGATTTCATTTTCAATATACGTTAATAAAATTATTCATTTGTCAAACTACTAATATCAGAAATAACTTAGGGAACTTAAAGGAACAAAAACTAGTTTGTGCAACCATTGTAGTCCAAGAAATGACTATATTTCTTTGCGctcacatttttgttttgtaatcttacatttcttgtttcttttgaaCCATTTAAATACCTTTATTTGTCTTTAAaggtcttatttttaaaaaagatatctAGCATGTCACTCTTCCTAATATTCTTattataaaaataacatttattggatatttctctctcttctgttttaAAAGTTCTTGTGATGAGTTCAGGCATCATTTTGTGTGcaagaaataattattttgtttattgtATAAGTAGTAAAATATTTGGGGCAACATTGTAAATGTAACACATTCAAAGTGCCTCAGTGACTTAGGTgtctaagtcccactgactttcaatgagacttagtttcctaagtcacttttgaaaataggactttgcTTATTAAGTCCCttcggtgcttttgaaaatgttacccttgtTGAATCACACTTTTCTTGCAGCTCAGTGTCTGCATTAAGGAATTTGTGTCATTCTAGTAGGATTGTTtactaaaatcatgaaatttccACACAGAAGAAAATGAATATATTTCTTTGTAAAGGTTAAAACAAGAATGGTGTGATATGTATGGGTTATCTGCTGCCAGCTGTGATCCCTGCAACACATAAGAAATATTATTTCCACAGTATCTGGGCTTTGGGGGTACTGAAAGCAACAACAAAAGTGTCTGTATATGTTGATCTGAAATGAACAACAATGAGACTGATTGTCCGCCCATATTTCCTGTGTGGAGGGTAACctctacaggcagggccggctttaggaaatgcggggcccaatttgaacattttcggcggggccccggcagggatgattaacaaaaaaaaaaaaaacgtgtaaaaaaaagcctttcatttcttccatgtattatttactttccataactatataaacaataaaattatatattatgtacattgcgtcatatatgctgttgatcggttattaatgagctccatttcacatgtgtgggtccccgccactccctgggggtggtgtgcacatgtgcagggctggcgcaacccattaggcaacctaggcagttgcctagggtgctgcgatttggggggcggcgaccgcggcggtatttccgcgGCGGGAACCTTCCgtcgcctctgtggggggggggcagcatttcggggcgggacctggctggcttcaggcagggccgcaggggggtgcggcaggggttggcagggctggagacagaggagtacgggactggctggctttgggcaggggggtgcggcagaggttggctggagacagggcagggggtgcagggctggctgcaggcagggcggggggggcagggctggtgcgggcaggggggtggggggggctggctggctttgggcaggaccgcaggggggtgcggcaggggttggctggagacagggcagggggtgcggggctggctgcaggcagggcggggggggcagggggtgcaggactgGTGCgggtaggggggtggggggggctggctggctttgggcaggaccgcaggggggtgcggcaggggttggctggagacagggcagggggtgcggggctggctgcaggcagggcgggggggcagggggggcaggactggtgcgggtaggggggtgggggggctggctggctttgggcaggactgcaggggggtgcggcaggggttggctggagacaaggcagagggtgctgcaggggttggctgtgggcagggggtgcagagctggctgcaggcagggcagggggggaggggctggtgcgggcagggcagggggggcggggctggtgcgggcagggcagggggtgcggggctggtgcgggcagggggtgaagcagaggcagctggagtcccggccctttaaatagcccccgagcccccgctatcccagggctctgggggctatttaaagggcccagggctcccctgcttctaccgcccctgtcctttaaatagccgtgggagccctggggaagcagtggggctccggcagctatttaaaggaccggggcggcagaggcagctggagccctggccctttaaatagcccccggagccccccgctaccccagggctctgggggctatttaaagggcccggggctcccctgcttctatcgctccagccctttaaatagccgagggagccctggggaagtggtggggctccggcggctatttaaagggccggggcagtagaggcagtgggagccccggactttttaaatagcccccagagccccgcagccctaccccagggctccagcagtggggctctggtggcaatttaaagggcctggggctccagcccctgctgggagccccagaccctttaaattgccccctggggaagccgggccacgctggtacgccgtaccggggcatgggcgcggggccctctgaggcgcggggcctgattcaggggaattggttgaattggtcTAAAGCTGGCCCTGTCTACAGGGGCAGATGGTCAGCTACTTCTGTGGCCCTggccatccctgcccccattagCCTTCTGCAGTGttccatggctggagatgggactagagcaggggtgggcaaactttttggcccgaaggccacatctgagaatggaaattgtatggcggggccataaatgctcatgaaattgggggttagggtgcaggagggggtgagggctctggctggggagtgggctctggggtgggaccagaaatgaggagttcagggtgcaggagggggctccgggctggggttggggtgtgaggggagggggtgagggctctggctgggggtgcaggctctggggtggggctggggatgagtggttgggggtgcaggaggttgctccaggctgggatggaggggttcAGTGGgcggagggggatcagggctggggtagggggttggggcgtgggagaggttcaggggtgcaggctccatgcgGTGCTTAtgtcaagcagctcccagaagaaacggcatgtcccccctccgactCCTGTGCGGCGATGCGGCCAGGCGGCTCCGtacgctgccctgtccacaggcgctgcccctgcagctcccgttggccgcatgcagagccccctgtctGCCTCACATATAGAGTCGGTGGGGggacatgccgcagcttccaggagccgagcagggcaagccccagatcccgctccccggcgggagctcgagggccgggttaaaacatctggagggctggACGAGGCCCCCGGGCCgtactttgcccacccctggactagagggaagTGCAGTGTCTTACCACCACGACATACACACCAGTCCCAAGGCAAAGCAATAGAAAAATTTAATGCAGCCCCTGCGTCATTAACTTTTGTGCAGGCGTTCTTCCATGCTCGAACATCTCCTTTAAAGCAGAAGTTGAGGCATTGCCTGCACCTGTAATGAAGCAGCAGTGTGCAGAAGTCTTTACTCAATGTCTTTgacgtatttatttatttgtagcaACTATAGTGTGCTAGTTGCCTTACAGACCATATAGACTGACACAttctcccccccatcccactccaccccaccccaggtcccCCTAAAGAGCATGCAATCTAACAGTAAACATAACCCATGCCTCTACTCTTACTCCTTTGCGTGGATGGTATTACCCAACAAGACATTTTACAAGCAACAGCTGGCGAAATAGGGGGATGGGCTGATGAGGATTACAAAAATAAGGTCACAAGGTTACTTACTTGTTTGCGCATCTTGTTCCACAATATTTACAAAAATTGAGGGTGTGTGGTCCTAACCCACTAAAATTCCCTTCCAGGGTCCAAAGTGCCTTCCTCAGCCACCCTCCTTCTCCCTCCTACCACCTTCTATCCTTACTCCACATGGCAACTGTACACATGCCATTTTGTGAACATTCCTCCTCTCCCACAACCAGAAAGCTGGCACCGTCATTCATTAGAGGCCAGGAGAGGAGCTTTGCCTGTTTCCTTTTCTGTCTGAGGGAGAAGGGCCGCTGTCAAGAGGTTTGCTGCAAGTGTCCAGGGCCAACAGCAGGGTCCAGGATTTCATGAGCCAGTGACTGACAGGCCCCACACGGATGTCTCAGTTCCTATGGGATAGGGATAGTTTGGGCCAAACTACCTCTGCCTGCTCTTGCAGGAGCTCTAACTGCTGATTCAATACCAAAGATGGTTAGCTCTGCCCCTGGGAGTTCTTCAGTCAGCCTCCATGACTGGCATATGAGACTATTGGAAACCTCATgtcactgggtggggtgggggcttcctCCTGCTGGTGTCTGGCTGGAGGGGGCCCCACCTGAGCCACTGTTTtctcctctccttctccccaccctacCTGGAGGAATAGCTTTG
The Emys orbicularis isolate rEmyOrb1 chromosome 1, rEmyOrb1.hap1, whole genome shotgun sequence DNA segment above includes these coding regions:
- the LOC135885476 gene encoding toll-like receptor 8, which encodes MATMPHNLLFLLLLIQPEFGLSTHHQWVSKDLPCKIKAKQNSSSILLDCSKQKLTAVPQEIYTNVTGLILSFNWIEEISKEDFQNFKDLTFFKLNWNWHVKPKESNFDLSPKPLQILDATFSNLRHLKELHLNGNQLTRVPAGISPSITSLSLKSNKIITISKNTFKELTKLKELYMDQNCYYGNACENLFNMEEGAFSALTSLTVLSLSYNNLTRVPPKLPVSLQELYLSHNKIKNISQDDFKKLVHLEVLDLSGNCPKCFNTPFPCEPCTGNSAIQIHPLAFQNLKKLKTLVLSSTSLTSVPAIWFQNMPELEVLHLASNFLMSEIATGEFLQNLSSLEELDLSFNYQKQIYSRYLTLSPYFSSLVSLKRLYIKGYVFKELDKLHLEPLFALRKLNVLDLGINFIKRVDMSVFQAFRNLTEIYLKENKIFPQTTEKRGFFKSFNKEDYLINYHQTLVWKHKLNPSVIYSDKKKQSHYFLKQLCTSYGTALDLSLNNIFFINPNQFKGFGDIACLNLSSNALGQAFNGTELIYLPKLRYLDLSFNKLDLTSYSAFKELPNLEVLDLSYNKHYFLVTGFSHQLLFTENLPKLKILNLSWNDISALTKFELRSYSLQKLDFKGNHLDILWKNGETNHMQLFKHLKKLTHLDISYNRLRNIPTKAFQNLPQSLTKLYINNNKLHTLSWENLRYFKSLELLDLSQNKLKAVDIQYNYTQSLQTLLLRENKISRIVVGLPERVSSLLYLDLSYNQLQVLNQSTFLSGLIHHLKILKLKGNPFDCTCKNSNFIRWIQKTKTPISQVARNVICMNPEDQRQHSILLIDLHACILDSVAAILFYISFFTIISIMIIAVTKHLFYWDVWYTYRSCMGKIKGYKNIARDKALYDAYIAYDTQDATVTDWVINELRFRLEENGDKHVLLCLEERDWEPGKAVIDNLAQSIHYSRKTIFVLTERYVKNGNFKTAFYIALQRLMDENTDVIVFILLEPVLQHSQYLRLRRRICKSSVLDWPKNPHAEGLFWQRLKSAVLTDNSIRDDGVYSI